AAGCCGGCCTTGCCTTCGCCGCCATGCACTTGCGGCAAGCGTATCGCCATCGCGCGCACGCCGCGCGAGGCATAGGCCAGACCGATCTGTTCCGACACGCGCGGAAGATACGCGCTGGCCGCGGGCCGCATGTCTTCGGTGGCCACCTTCCCCGGCGCGGTCAGGCCGGTTCCCGACGTGACGATGAAAGGCTTGTTCGTGCCTTCCAGCACGTCGCCCATCGCCTCGATGGCGCGTTTGTCGATCTGCCCGTTCTCCGCGAATTTCGTGAAGTCGTGGATGAAGGCGAGATGGATCGTGCCGTCGGTCTGCTTCGCGCCCTTGCGCAAGCTGTCGAGATCTTCGAGCGAACCGCGATGCACTTCCGCGCCGGCCGCTTTCAGCGCCGCGGCATTGGCATCGGAGCGGGCGAGGCCCAGCACCTGGTGGCCGTTGGCGATCAATTCCCTGGTCGTGGCGGCGCCGATGAATCCGGCCGCGCCGGTGATGAATACGCGCATGTGAATTCTCCTTGTTGGAACGAAACGATCAGCCGGCGAGCGCTATGCCGCCTTCGATCTGGATGACCTGCCCGGTCAAGAAGGTGTTGCGCATGCAGGTGAGATAGGCCTCGCCCGCCTCATCGGTTCGCCCCGGACGCTTCACCAATTGTTTCTGCGTCGCCGCCATCAGCATGTCGCGATAGCCCGCAGGGAATTTGTCCCACATTTCGGTTTCGATCAGCCCCGGGCACACGCAGTTCACGCGCACCGGCGCCAGGTCGACGGCAAGGCCGAGCGTCAGTCCTTCCACGGCGCAGGCACCGGCCGTCACGACGGGCATGCCCTTCATCGGTCTGTGCGCGAGCATGCCGTTGGTGATGGTGTAGGAACCGCCGGGCGGCAGCCTGGTCGCGCCATGCTTGGCCACGGCGACCGCGCCCCAGAACCGCGTGGTCATTCTTTCCGCCGCCTTCGCCAGATCGAGATCGGCCAGCGCGCCGGGCACAAGGCCCTCCCAATCGCCCGCGGTGAACGCGATGTGATCGAACGCGCCCTGCGCCTCGAAGAATTGCGCGATATTTTTCTCTTCCCGTACGTCGATGACGGCGGATGCAGCGCCGATGGATTTCGCGGCCTCGGCGATCTTCTTGGCATCGCGCGAGGCGATCACGACTTTTGCGCCTTCCAGCGCGGCGCCTTTCGCGACGCCGAACCCGATGCCGGAGCCGCCGCCGATCACCAGCACGCGTTTGTCTTTCAGTGTCATCGCAGACCGCCTTTCAAAATTGCACGCGGGCTTTTTCTGCCGATATGCTATGCTGGTAAAGTAGTGACATCATACCGGTAAGATCGCTAACAGGATGACCATGTCCGCCGCAAAGGACAATTTGCTTGGCACCTACCTGAAAGACCGCCGCGCGAAGCTCGACCCGGCGTCGTTCGGCCTTCCGCTGACGCGGCGGCGGACGCCCGGCCTTCGGCGCGAGGAAGTGGCGCAGCGCGCCAATGTCAGCGCAACCTGGTACACATGGCTGGAGCAGGGACGCGGCGGCGCGCCCTCCGCCGATGTGCTGGACCGCATCTCGCGCGCCATGATGCTGACGGATGCGGAGCGCGAGCATCTGTTTCTGCTCGGTCTGGGGCGCCCGCCCGAAGTCCGCTATCACGCGCCCGACGGCATCACGCCCCGCCTGCAACGCCTGCTCGATACGCTGGAATACAGTCCCGCTTTCATCCGGACGGCGACATGGGACGTGATCGCGTGGAATAAAGCCGCGGCCGCCGTGTTGACCGATTACGGCATGCTGCCGGAAGGGCAACGCAATGTGCTGCGCATGATGTTCCAGGACCCGCGCCTTCGCGCGACGCAGTCCAACTGGCAAGCCGTCGCGCGGTTTGTGGTGGCATCCTTCCGCGCCGATGTGGCGCGCGCCGGCGCGGCGCGGAACGTGCAATCGCTCGTCGACGAGCTGTGCGCGACAAGTCCCGAATTCGCCGCGATGTGGCGCGCCAACGATGTGCAATCCCACGGCGACGGCACAAAGGTCCTGCACCATCCCATCGCCGGGCCGCTCGCGATGGAATTTTCGGCCTTCGCCGTCGACGGCCGGCCCGATCTCAATATGGTGATCTACAATCCCGCAACGCCCGAAGATGTGGACAAGATCAGAACATTGCTCAAATCCCAGCCATGACCTTCCCACTGCGGGGGGATTCGCTATGGGGCAAGTTCGGCAGTACCGCATTTGACGCGGTTGTCGATATCGTTTGCATCCATTGCGAATATGCGTGGCCCTGTGATCAATCCATCGAGAGTTTTGGCAGTTTCAAGCCGAGTGAAGCCCAGAGCGCCGTCATCGCATCTGTCGCCGCATGAGCGCGTGTTTGCCATTTGGGGTGCGCGCTTGATTTGTCATGCACCAGCACCGCCTCCGGGGCGATTTTTTTTGCGTCATCGAGGCCGTAGTGCTCCCGGAACTGCGCTATCACACCCTCGAGCTGCGGCTTGCCGTAGGGGATGATGCGTATTTCGTCACGGTTCCCCAGGAACAACCCGGATGTCGCCATCCGTGCGTAGAAATTGCTCCAGCTCACCTGCACCGCATCGAAATATTCCATCCCGGCAATTTGTTGCATGGAAAATCCGAGCAGCATCAGGTCCGTGATGATCCAGCGCTCGATGGCGCTGCGTGGATGTGTTGCGGGAAACAGGCGATCCGCCGGCAGACCGCCGCTTTTCTCGTAAATTGAAATCGCGGTTGGCAGCGGATTGCGGATGGTGACCAGATAGTCCGAATTGCATTGACCCAGCAGCATTTTAAAACTGCCCGCCCAGTTGACGATCTTGTGCATCTTCTTGGGCGCCAGCCACGTGCCATTGGCCCGAGGTTTTGTTTTTATCTGGTAATACAGATTTGCGATCACCAGAAATTCGGCGGTCTGGAAAATCGCTTCCTGCAAATGATAGTAGGGCCGGTTGCCGTTCCAGTCGTACCAGATCTCGCGCAACTCGGGGAACCCGTCATGCGCCAGCGCTTCGGAGACGCGCGTGTGGTTCAGGTCGAGCGTCTTCAACAATTCCTTTGTCAGATAGCTGCCGCCGCTGCGCGGATATCCGATCACGAAGGCAAAGCGCATATGCTTGAGATAATGGCGCACGAGCGGGTAATTCCCAGCCATGATCGCAACCGCCATATTCAGAAGGTCGCTCACCGCGCGCTGGCTGAGCGGCGTTTGGAACAGCGTCTCGTCAAACGCCGGCAACGGGATGGGGTTGTGCAAGAAATCGGTCGTCTGGTCGGCCCAGTCATAGGAGCCATCCGTCCAGTCGGCGTATTTTTCATTGATCTCGGCCAGCACGCCGAGAAACCATTGCGATGGCTGAAACTTCAGATTGATGTTGAAGTCCAAGGGAAAATCCTGCCGCGCTTAGAACGCTGAACTGATCTGGAACCAGAATTGGTTGCCGCCATTATCGCTGCCCGGCGCGCTGCTCTTGCCCACCCGAAACACATAATCGGCGTTCACGCTGATCCGCCACAACGTATAATCCAATCCGAACCCGACGCCGCTCTCGCTGACGCGGTTCTTGCCCGTAAAGCCGGAATAGACGTTGTGGTTGGTCCATACCGCGCCATTTTGCGCCAGCACCTCGGCGCTGAGCTGCCCGGGCAGATGCGGCACCGGCAGCACATGGGCCAGGTTGGCATTGAACAGATAGCCCTCGTCGCCGCCGCCCGACCCCACCTGGTAGCTCATCACGCCATAAGGCCCGCCGATATAGAATTGCTGCGAGCTGTCCAGATTCTTGTCGGATATCTGGCCGTTCGCGTTGACCGAAAGCACAAAGTCGGCGGGCAGGTTTTGCGAGCGCCCCAGCCGGAGCTGACCGATCAGATAATCGCCCGCGGCCTTCGGCCCGCCGGCGTCGGTGGCTTTTGCCGTATCCGGCGTAATCGTCAGCTGCCCATGTGAGAGCGACGCATTTGCGGTTGTGATGCCGCCCCAGTCATCCTGCAGCGCCCCATTCACGCTCAGCTGCTCGGTCACGATCATCTGCCGGGATAGATCGTGCGTGCTGTGCGTGACTTCCGTCAGCCAATTGCCGATCGTATCGAACCGCACATTGAGCTGCCCGCCCGGTTGCAGGATCAGCGGATAGATGAGGTCTCCGCCCACCTGCATCTCGCGTCCCACCTGCTGCAGGCTCGAGAATTTGCCGCCCAACCGGTACCACACCGCGGACCCATAAGCCCCGGCGCGCAATCCGTTCCAGATATTCGGCGAGACCAGCGTAAAACCGCCGGCCTTGAGGCCGCCGGTCTGCGACACGATGCCATTCGCCGCGACCGAACCGCCATATCCGAACGGGTCGCTCGCGGTGACGGTCGCGTTCGTCAGATAGGTGCCGGTGTAGCGGTTACCGTAATTGCTTTCCGAGAGGTCGGCCGTGAACACCGGCAGATCGTGGCGCTCGATTACCAGCGTGCTGGTTTGCGGCTGCGCACCGGGGATCAGGCTGCCTTTAACCTCCAGGCCGGGCGTCTGGCCGAGCAGCAACAGGCTGCGGTCGAGCGTGGCGGAGGTGATCGGCGCGCCGGGCTGTGCCAGCACCGTGTGCCGCACCACGCTCTCGCGCAGGCGTGACTGCCCGGTGACCTGGATCTGGTCGTATTTCGGCTCGACCACCGCGATCTGCACCACACCGTCGCTGATACTCTGGGGCGGCAGATACGCATAGGCAATCGGATAGCCGCGCGCGTGATATGCCTGCGTTATGAGCGCTGCATAGGTCTGCAACGCGGCGAGGCTCATCGTCTGGCCCCGCGCCGGCGCCAACAGGTCTTCCAACAGCGCCGCGGGCAGCAGATGACTGCCGACGACCACCAGCTGTTTGACCGTGAGCATCACCGTCGAACTGAGAGGCTGCGCGGCGCTGTTGGGCGGCAGCGACAGCACCGGCCCGGGCGGCGCCAGCGTGACCGGCGGTGGCGTGGTCTGCTGCAATACCGAGCCCGCGCTGGGGGGGGCCGCCAGCGCCTGGGGCGCGCGGGCGCACAGAACGGCCAGTCCCGACGCGACCGCCAGCGCGCCGCGCCATTTGAGCCGGCTGCGGGTTTTTATCGGGGATACAAAATCCATTGGCCTGTTTCTTTCCCGGCGTGCGGTAACATCCCGCGCATTGCT
Above is a window of Rhizomicrobium sp. DNA encoding:
- a CDS encoding SDR family oxidoreductase, with the protein product MRVFITGAAGFIGAATTRELIANGHQVLGLARSDANAAALKAAGAEVHRGSLEDLDSLRKGAKQTDGTIHLAFIHDFTKFAENGQIDKRAIEAMGDVLEGTNKPFIVTSGTGLTAPGKVATEDMRPAASAYLPRVSEQIGLAYASRGVRAMAIRLPQVHGGEGKAGLITYLLDIARQMGAAAYVGEGSERWPSAHRLDVARLYRLALEKGAADGVYHAVAEEGVAMRQIIEVIGRALNVPVKSIKQEEAGAYFGPLAMFAGLDLPASGAKTQQWLGWNPKEIGLIADIGQPNYFAS
- a CDS encoding POTRA domain-containing protein codes for the protein MRRTLKTPTRRHSNARDVTARRERNRPMDFVSPIKTRSRLKWRGALAVASGLAVLCARAPQALAAPPSAGSVLQQTTPPPVTLAPPGPVLSLPPNSAAQPLSSTVMLTVKQLVVVGSHLLPAALLEDLLAPARGQTMSLAALQTYAALITQAYHARGYPIAYAYLPPQSISDGVVQIAVVEPKYDQIQVTGQSRLRESVVRHTVLAQPGAPITSATLDRSLLLLGQTPGLEVKGSLIPGAQPQTSTLVIERHDLPVFTADLSESNYGNRYTGTYLTNATVTASDPFGYGGSVAANGIVSQTGGLKAGGFTLVSPNIWNGLRAGAYGSAVWYRLGGKFSSLQQVGREMQVGGDLIYPLILQPGGQLNVRFDTIGNWLTEVTHSTHDLSRQMIVTEQLSVNGALQDDWGGITTANASLSHGQLTITPDTAKATDAGGPKAAGDYLIGQLRLGRSQNLPADFVLSVNANGQISDKNLDSSQQFYIGGPYGVMSYQVGSGGGDEGYLFNANLAHVLPVPHLPGQLSAEVLAQNGAVWTNHNVYSGFTGKNRVSESGVGFGLDYTLWRISVNADYVFRVGKSSAPGSDNGGNQFWFQISSAF
- a CDS encoding SDR family oxidoreductase, with product MTLKDKRVLVIGGGSGIGFGVAKGAALEGAKVVIASRDAKKIAEAAKSIGAASAVIDVREEKNIAQFFEAQGAFDHIAFTAGDWEGLVPGALADLDLAKAAERMTTRFWGAVAVAKHGATRLPPGGSYTITNGMLAHRPMKGMPVVTAGACAVEGLTLGLAVDLAPVRVNCVCPGLIETEMWDKFPAGYRDMLMAATQKQLVKRPGRTDEAGEAYLTCMRNTFLTGQVIQIEGGIALAG
- a CDS encoding helix-turn-helix transcriptional regulator, whose protein sequence is MSAAKDNLLGTYLKDRRAKLDPASFGLPLTRRRTPGLRREEVAQRANVSATWYTWLEQGRGGAPSADVLDRISRAMMLTDAEREHLFLLGLGRPPEVRYHAPDGITPRLQRLLDTLEYSPAFIRTATWDVIAWNKAAAAVLTDYGMLPEGQRNVLRMMFQDPRLRATQSNWQAVARFVVASFRADVARAGAARNVQSLVDELCATSPEFAAMWRANDVQSHGDGTKVLHHPIAGPLAMEFSAFAVDGRPDLNMVIYNPATPEDVDKIRTLLKSQP